One stretch of Prunus persica cultivar Lovell chromosome G1, Prunus_persica_NCBIv2, whole genome shotgun sequence DNA includes these proteins:
- the LOC18789112 gene encoding cytochrome P450 CYP82D47 produces the protein MDYSLPYVNSITAFLFTIIIVSYYFSRRWRPAKLVPTEAKGAWPIFGHLPLLGGSTPPHIKLAAMADKYGPLFTIRLGVYPSLVISSSEIAKECFTTNDLVLNSRPKLAVVDHIGYNCAMFGFAPSGPFWREMRKITTLELLSNRRLELLRHIRVSEVTTFLQELFKTWSTAEKRESNNSDGVLVELKQWFGDMTLNVILRMVAGKRYSVAADEDEKTEARRVQSALKEFFYYVGLFVVGDAVPYLRWLDLGGHEKAMKRIAKELDAIVGGWVEEHKRRRARGDAKGEPDFIDAMLSVLDGADLGGFDADTVNKATSLNMIAGGSDTTMVTLIWAISLLLNNPHVLKSAQNELDTEIGRQRVVSESDISKLVYIQAIVKETLRLYPAAPLSGPREFTKDCTIGGYHVSKGTRLITNLWKIQTDPRIWPDPLEFKPERFLTSHRDVDVKGLHFELIPFGSGRRACPGLAFALQMVQFTLASFVHAFDISNPSNSPIDMTESFGLTNIKATPLQVLIKPRLPSQLYG, from the exons ATGGATTATTCTCTCCCTTATGTAAACTCCATCActgcttttttatttacaaTAATCATCGTTTCCTATTACTTCTCACGCAGATGGAGACCTGCCAAATTAGTCCCAACTGAAGCCAAGGGTGCATGGCCGATATTTGGCCACCTTCCCTTGCTAGGAGGATCCACACCTCCTCACATCAAATTGGCAGCCATGGCTGACAAGTACGGGCCTCTCTTCACCATCCGACTCGGCGTCTATCCATCTCTCGTGATAAGCAGCAGTGAGATCGCAAAAGAATGCTTCACAACCAATGACTTGGTCTTAAACTCGCGTCCAAAGCTCGCGGTTGTGGATCACATTGGCTATAACTGCGCCATGTTTGGGTTTGCACCCTCCGGACCCTTCTGGCGAGAGATGCGCAAGATTACCACCTTGGAGCTGCTCTCCAACCGAAGGCTTGAGCTGCTCAGACACATTCGAGTCTCTGAAGTGACAACTTTCTTGCAAGAATTGTTCAAAACTTGGAGTACCGCGGAGAAAAGGGAGAGCAATAATAGCGACGGAGTTTTGGTGGAGCTGAAGCAGTGGTTTGGGGACATGACCTTGAACGTGATTCTTAGAATGGTGGCTGGAAAGCGTTATTCGGTTGCGGCGGATGAGGATGAGAAGACAGAAGCACGTAGGGTTCAGAGTGCATTGAAggagtttttttattatgtgGGGCTGTTTGTGGTGGGTGATGCGGTACCTTATCTTCGGTGGTTGGACTTGGGTGGGCATGAGAAGGCGATGAAGAGGATTGCGAAAGAACTGGACGCCATCGTTGGAGGGTGGGTTGAAGAGCACAAGAGAAGGAGGGCAAGAGGTGATGCTAAAGGGGAACCAGACTTCATAGACGCCATGCTTTCTGTGCTTGATGGTGCAGACCTTGGCGGTTTTGATGCTGACACAGTCAACAAAGCCACAAGCTTG AATATGATTGCAGGAGGTAGCGATACCACCATGGTCACATTAATATGGGCAATATCACTATTATTGAACAACCCTCACGTGCTTAAAAGCGCCCAAAACGAACTGGACACTGAAATAGGCAGACAAAGAGTTGTGAGTGAGTCAGATATAAGCAAGCTGGTCTACATCCAAGCCATAGTGAAAGAAACGCTGCGTTTGTACCCAGCAGCACCATTATCTGGACCACGAGAGTTCACCAAGGACTGCACCATAGGCGGCTACCATGTCTCAAAGGGCACCCGGTTGATCACGAACCTTTGGAAGATTCAAACCGACCCGAGAATATGGCCCGATCCATTGGAATTCAAGCCGGAGAGGTTTCTGACCAGCCACAGGGATGTTGATGTTAAGGGATTGCACTTTGAGTTAATTCCATTTGGAAGTGGGAGAAGAGCATGCCCTGGCTTGGCATTTGCCCTTCAAATGGTGCAATTTACGTTGGCTAGTTTTGTGCATGCGTTTGATATCTCCAACCCCTCGAATTCACCGATTGATATGACTGAGAGCTTTGGACTGACAAACATCAAGGCGACCCCTCTTCAAGTTCTCATCAAACCTCGTTTGCCCTCTCAACTTTATggataa
- the LOC18789111 gene encoding cytochrome P450 CYP82D47 gives MTATLNLPFATMELYLPCLNTAIAGILAILLFSYFIIKRSSSAAKAKGPKLPKVAGGWPLLGHFGLFRGSQLPHIALASLVDKYGPAFTINIGIHSALVISTWEAAKDCFTTNDIVVSSRPATLGAKHLGYNFAMFGFSPYGSYWREMRKLTSLELLSNRRLELLKKVRVSEVEMSLKELYTLWIKRKESSGERLVEMKQWFGDLTLNVIFRMVAGKRCFMNGNLSEEKEARRWQKAMREFFHLAGLFVLGDAVPWLSWLDLGGQQKAMKKTAKELDSIVAEWLEEHKQKRTKGKDQDFMDVMLSAIDGTDVAGFDADTVIKATCLILIAGASDTTMVTLTWTLSLLLNNRQVLKKVYEELDQYVGKGRLLDESDINNLVYLQATVKEAMRLCPAGPLSGQREFTEDCTVGGYHVPKGTWLLVNLWKIQTDPRVWADPMEFKPERFLTTHKDVDVRGQQFELMPFGSGRRACPGISFGLQMTLLTLASFLHSFDVTTQENAPVDMTGSIGLTNIKLTPLDVLVKPRLSPNLYD, from the exons ATGACAGCTACCCTCAACCTTCCCTTTGCAACAATGGAGTTGTATCTCCCATGCCTAAACACTGCCATAGCTGGAATCCTAGCCATACTTTTATTTTCCTACTTTATCATAAAGAGATCAAGCTCAGCTGCCAAAGCCAAGGGTCCTAAACTACCAAAAGTTGCAGGCGGGTGGCCTCTGTTAGGTCATTTTGGCCTATTCAGAGGATCTCAGCTTCCTCACATAGCTTTGGCTTCCTTGGTTGACAAGTATGGACCAGCCTTCACCATCAACATTGGTATCCACTCTGCTCTGGTGATAAGTACTTGGGAGGCGGCCAAGGACTGCTTCACCACAAACGACATAGTTGTTTCCTCCCGTCCGGCTACGCTAGGAGCTAAGCACTTGGGCTACAACTTTGCCATGTTCGGGTTTAGCCCCTACGGTTCATACTGGCGTGAAATGCGCAAGCTCACATCCCTCGAGTTACTCTCAAACCGCAGGCTCGAGCTACTGAAAAAAGTTCGAGTATCAGAAGTGGAGATGAGTTTGAAAGAGCTGTACACTTTATggatcaaaagaaaagaaagctcGGGGGAGCGTTTAGTGGAGATGAAGCAGTGGTTTGGGGATTTGACTCTAAATGTGATTTTTAGGATGGTTGCTGGAAAGAGATGCTTTATGAATGGGAATTTGAGTGAGGAGAAGGAGGCAAGGCGGTGGCAAAAAGCCATGAGAGAGTTCTTTCATTTGGCGGGATTGTTTGTGTTGGGAGATGCTGTTCCTTGGCTTAGTTGGTTGGATTTGGGTGGACAGCAGAAGGCCATGAAGAAAACTGCCAAAGAATTGGACAGTATTGTTGCGGAATGGTTGGAGGAGCACAAGCAGAAAAGAACTAAAGGAAAAGATCAAGATTTCATGGATGTCATGCTTTCAGCCATCGATGGAACGGATGTTGCTGGCTTCGATGCTGATACCGTCATCAAAGCAACATGTTTG ATTTTGATTGCTGGAGCGAGTGACACAACCATGGTGACCCTGACGTGGACACTCTCTTTGCTTTTGAACAACCGCCAAGTTTTGAAGAAAGTTTATGAAGAACTTGATCAGTATGTTGGCAAAGGAAGACTGCTGGATGAGTCAGATATAAATAATCTGGTGTACCTGCAGGCCACTGTTAAAGAAGCAATGCGTTTATGCCCAGCTGGACCACTCTCAGGCCAGAGGGAGTTCACAGAAGACTGTACCGTAGGAGGGTACCATGTTCCAAAAGGTACGTGGCTGCTAGTGAACCTGTGGAAGATCCAAACTGATCCACGGGTTTGGGCCGACCCGATGGAGTTCAAGCCAGAGAGATTTCTCACTACCCATAAGGATGTTGATGTTCGGGGTCAGCAGTTTGAGCTGATGCCGTTTGGCAGTGGTAGAAGAGCATGCCCTGGGATAAGTTTTGGCCTTCAGATGACACTTTTAACTTTGGCTAGTTTTCTTCATTCGTTTGATGTCACGACTCAAGAAAACGCACCAGTTGATATGACTGGAAGTATTGGACTTACGAACATAAAACTGACTCCTCTTGATGTCCTCGTCAAACCACGCTTGTCTCCTAATTTGTATGATTAA